Proteins from a genomic interval of Deltaproteobacteria bacterium:
- a CDS encoding valine--tRNA ligase, with product MQLAKAYSHKEIESKWYASWTEAGLFAPAGSGAKSFSIVIPPPNVTGSLHMGHALNNTLQDILCRYQRMDGAWVLWVPGTDHAGIATQNVVERQLAQKGVSRAELGREQFIERVWQWKQEAGNTILHQLKALGVSCDWQHERFTMDEGLSRAVREAFVRLWDDKLLYRAERLINWCPRCKTALADIEVVHEDRDGSLWQIRYPLADDPNQALIVATTRPETMLGDTAVAVHPEDERYRGLAGKKIRLPITGRVVPLLADAYVDKEFGTGALKITPGHDFNDFEIGARFGLDKISIFDADGKIDAAAFTARGEQGDWIARYRGKNPVEARKLIVEELKEKGFLEKAEPHRHAVGHCYRCNTVIEPYLTPQWFVDIKPLAEPALQVVRDGRIRIIPEGWANSYFAWMENIKDWCISRQIWWGHQIPAWYCRRCDGANIIQGAGGEYILAKDAKPIVAREAPKSCPHCGGGELLQDPDVLDTWFSSGLWPFSTLGWPDQTDDLKNFYPTSTLVTGFDILFFWVARMIMMGLKFMDDVPFRDVYIHALVRDEHGQKMSKSKGNVIDPLDIMAKYGTDAFRFTLAAMAAMGRDIKLAEERISGYQNFVNKLWNAARFVQMNLDESHGANGASGLASDDLSLADRWIRSRLAATIREAREAVESYRFNDFANLLYQFTWHEFCDWYIEMSKLSLNGTLGGDPDKSRRLLLELLDQILLLLHPIMPFVTEEIWQTLGEKRPSIMIQRYPSATAAWSDAECEKQMESLMGVVRAIRNLRTEMNCPPGKEVKVIFYGQEAELVFLRGQQPYLRSLARVGSADYLASGERPKGAATAVVGATEIYLPLDDLVNLDEEKARLSKEVGKIEGELVRVEKKLANNDFLAKAKEDVIQKERDKMNEYQEKLRALKGSLEKIHEIQAGRS from the coding sequence ATGCAACTCGCCAAAGCCTATTCGCACAAAGAGATCGAGAGCAAGTGGTACGCTAGCTGGACCGAGGCCGGTTTGTTCGCCCCCGCCGGCAGCGGTGCCAAGAGCTTTTCCATCGTCATTCCGCCGCCCAATGTGACCGGCTCGCTGCACATGGGCCATGCGCTGAACAATACGCTGCAGGACATTCTCTGCCGCTATCAGCGCATGGACGGCGCCTGGGTGCTTTGGGTGCCGGGCACCGATCACGCTGGCATAGCGACGCAAAACGTCGTCGAGCGACAGCTGGCGCAAAAAGGCGTGTCCCGCGCCGAATTGGGCCGCGAGCAATTCATCGAGCGGGTTTGGCAGTGGAAGCAAGAGGCCGGCAACACGATTCTCCATCAACTAAAAGCTCTCGGCGTTTCCTGTGATTGGCAGCATGAGCGGTTTACCATGGACGAAGGGCTGTCGCGCGCCGTGCGCGAGGCGTTCGTGCGGCTGTGGGATGACAAACTGCTCTACCGTGCCGAGCGGCTGATCAATTGGTGCCCGCGCTGCAAGACTGCGCTTGCCGACATTGAAGTGGTGCACGAGGACCGCGACGGCAGCCTCTGGCAGATTCGCTATCCGCTGGCCGACGATCCAAACCAAGCGCTAATCGTCGCGACCACACGGCCGGAAACCATGTTGGGCGACACGGCAGTCGCCGTCCATCCGGAAGACGAGCGCTATCGTGGATTAGCCGGTAAAAAAATTCGCTTGCCGATCACCGGCCGAGTCGTGCCGTTGCTCGCGGACGCCTACGTCGATAAAGAGTTCGGCACCGGCGCCCTCAAGATCACGCCGGGGCATGATTTCAACGACTTCGAAATCGGTGCGCGCTTTGGCCTCGACAAGATCAGCATCTTCGATGCCGATGGCAAGATCGACGCTGCGGCTTTCACCGCGCGCGGCGAACAGGGCGATTGGATCGCGCGCTACCGCGGCAAGAACCCGGTCGAAGCGCGCAAACTGATCGTCGAAGAGCTCAAAGAAAAAGGCTTTCTTGAAAAAGCCGAGCCGCATCGCCACGCGGTGGGCCATTGTTATCGCTGCAATACCGTCATCGAGCCCTATCTGACGCCGCAATGGTTCGTCGACATCAAGCCATTGGCCGAGCCGGCGCTGCAGGTGGTGCGCGACGGGCGCATTCGCATCATTCCCGAAGGTTGGGCCAATTCCTATTTCGCCTGGATGGAGAACATCAAAGACTGGTGTATTTCGCGGCAGATCTGGTGGGGCCACCAGATTCCCGCCTGGTATTGCCGGCGCTGCGACGGCGCAAACATCATCCAGGGCGCTGGCGGCGAGTACATCCTCGCGAAGGATGCCAAACCGATCGTCGCGCGCGAAGCGCCGAAGAGCTGCCCGCACTGCGGCGGCGGCGAGTTGCTGCAAGACCCCGACGTGCTCGACACCTGGTTTTCCTCGGGACTCTGGCCTTTTTCGACGCTGGGTTGGCCGGACCAGACCGACGATCTGAAAAACTTCTATCCGACCTCAACCCTGGTCACCGGTTTTGATATTCTGTTTTTCTGGGTGGCGCGCATGATCATGATGGGGCTCAAGTTCATGGACGACGTGCCGTTCCGAGATGTTTATATTCATGCTCTGGTGCGCGACGAACATGGCCAGAAAATGTCGAAGTCGAAGGGCAACGTCATCGATCCTTTGGACATCATGGCCAAGTACGGCACCGATGCGTTTCGCTTCACTCTGGCGGCGATGGCGGCCATGGGACGCGATATCAAGTTGGCCGAAGAGCGCATTTCCGGCTATCAGAATTTCGTCAACAAGCTTTGGAACGCCGCGCGCTTTGTCCAGATGAATCTCGACGAGAGTCATGGCGCCAATGGCGCCAGCGGGCTCGCAAGCGACGATCTGTCGCTGGCCGACCGCTGGATCCGTTCGCGCTTGGCGGCGACGATTCGCGAAGCGCGCGAGGCGGTGGAAAGCTATCGCTTCAACGATTTTGCCAACTTGCTCTATCAGTTCACCTGGCATGAGTTCTGTGACTGGTACATCGAGATGAGCAAGCTCTCGCTCAACGGCACCCTCGGCGGAGATCCCGATAAGAGCCGGCGTTTGTTGCTCGAGCTGCTCGATCAGATCCTGCTGCTGCTGCACCCGATCATGCCCTTTGTCACTGAGGAGATCTGGCAAACCCTGGGCGAGAAGCGCCCGAGCATCATGATCCAACGTTATCCGAGCGCGACGGCCGCCTGGAGCGACGCTGAATGCGAGAAGCAGATGGAGTCTCTGATGGGTGTCGTGCGGGCGATTCGTAACCTGCGCACCGAGATGAATTGCCCGCCGGGCAAAGAAGTCAAGGTGATCTTCTACGGCCAAGAGGCGGAGCTTGTTTTTCTGCGCGGGCAGCAGCCCTATCTGCGTTCCCTGGCTCGGGTGGGTTCGGCTGATTATCTTGCCAGCGGCGAGCGGCCCAAGGGCGCGGCCACGGCAGTCGTCGGGGCGACGGAAATTTATTTGCCGCTCGACGATCTGGTCAATTTGGACGAGGAAAAGGCGCGCCTGAGCAAAGAAGTCGGCAAAATCGAGGGCGAGCTCGTGCGGGTCGAAAAGAAACTCGCCAATAACGATTTTCTTGCCAAAGCCAAGGAAGATGTCATTCAAAAAGAGCGCGACAAGATGAACGAATATCAGGAGAAGCTGCGCGCGCTCAAAGGCAGCTTGGAAAAGATTCACGAAATCCAAGCCGGAAGGAGCTAA
- a CDS encoding tetratricopeptide repeat protein translates to MNNDEKKNLPSSTDTPTQHTEKMLLERLQKSSTPDEYFRWMLFVVGYYRGMDRLNAAKALLQRFVGTSENGEHKVHCFLALGQIATDEKDLEHAVKHFNAALALEPTTSKIKYVLLNNIGFCLNSLGRYPEGERHCRKALELDWSRASAYRNLGISLMGQSNPLGAAWALTESAKAEPTDERARGILKKLLGENPWLAIRCPWALDAFEAGVAATSVSESSM, encoded by the coding sequence ATGAATAACGACGAAAAGAAAAACTTACCTTCATCGACCGATACGCCGACCCAGCACACTGAGAAGATGCTGCTCGAGCGTTTGCAAAAGAGCTCGACACCGGACGAGTACTTTCGCTGGATGTTGTTTGTTGTAGGTTATTATCGCGGCATGGATCGGCTCAATGCCGCCAAAGCCTTGTTGCAACGCTTTGTCGGGACCAGTGAGAACGGCGAGCACAAAGTCCACTGCTTTCTTGCGCTCGGTCAGATCGCCACTGACGAGAAAGATCTAGAGCACGCTGTCAAACATTTTAACGCCGCGCTGGCGCTGGAACCGACGACCAGCAAGATCAAATACGTGCTGCTCAATAATATAGGTTTCTGTTTGAATTCGTTGGGTCGCTACCCAGAAGGCGAACGCCACTGCCGAAAGGCTCTGGAGCTCGATTGGTCGCGCGCCAGCGCCTACCGCAACCTGGGCATTAGTCTCATGGGACAGAGTAACCCATTGGGTGCGGCGTGGGCTTTGACCGAATCGGCCAAAGCGGAACCCACCGATGAGCGGGCGCGCGGCATTCTGAAAAAGCTGCTCGGCGAAAATCCCTGGCTCGCCATCCGCTGTCCGTGGGCGCTCGATGCCTTCGAGGCCGGCGTAGCCGCAACCTCGGTGTCCGAATCCAGCATGTAA